In the genome of Erpetoichthys calabaricus chromosome 13, fErpCal1.3, whole genome shotgun sequence, the window agAACTCATGAAACACAACATCTAAACAGGAGCATTGTGACCGTCAAGTGTAACAGTAAACACATGAAGGACCTCTGTAAGAAACTGCCTGTCCTGGGGAGGATTTATGGGGGTGAAGTTTTCAAAGCATTTGTAATTCGACAGCATGTGTATGTTAATGCGGAATTCGGTTAACTGTCAATGTGCTTAGCAGGCCAGGGCAGTGGCTTTATAAATGAAATTCTTTCATATTAGAGAAATAACGTAATAAATGTGCCTCGATTGGAAGAGTTTCAGCATCATAATATTGCTGTGCTCATCTAATGATGATGCATACATAGAGACCAAATATCGGCTGATAGATCAGCACCTGATTTTATTGGTTGTGCCCTATAAAAACAAACTGCTGGAAAAagttaacaatattttcaaatgatgtaaaaattTTGGATTTGTTGTGTAAattttaacctgtcttgtctccatttgttctttatttctctaTGTTTTCATAATCAACTGAGAAGTCACGtttaatgttttcttgtgtaaacacaaCAGAACAAAGTCTAGTATCGGTTTGCGTGCACACTTAATTAGTTTGTGTGGTTTAAATACTGCttacattcatatgaactatattggttcttgtccatataataataataaataataataattcattacatttatatagatagatagatatattatcAGTTTGTACGTGAACTATGTCTGTTTGTATATAcataccactggtttgcatatgaactatactGATTTGGTTTGATGGTtgatattcataaaccaatagtgttcagaTGTAAACAgattatgtacaaaaatatgatttatggcctTTTTAGTCCCTCATACTTTTTATGACTTGATGAGGTTGTATTTAGCTCTCTCACGAGGGACACAAACATATGATTACCAAGTCAGCATGTCACCTTCACTAAAGggtaacaaaaaaaagtttttttggcCTTCAACCTCTTTGAAAACACCTAAACTCTCCCTTCTATCTAGCAATGCTCTGCCTCTGTAATGGCCTTGACTGTTAAAATTCAGCACTTAATTGAGAGGAGAAACGTGGGTCAACAGTAGGAAATACGTTATTTAGCTCAGGGTCTAAGCTTCTCGAGTAAACGCAAACAATAACTGTTCCCAAAGGCATGTAGCCCTGAACTGTCTTCCCTTGCTGAACCACAAAATTAGGAGACAATTTGAACTtctgagaaagaaaaacattactgAAGGTGTGACGTGTGAGgcgctgtcttgcaccccaaagacgagtccaagtactttacaaaaaacagctttatttttcgtcaaaacagaaacagcaaagttatttattgtagcaggatcaaGCATTCTACTATACACActcacagcaaacaggcaggatCGAGGCCAGATCAGTgcccaagttataatgttccctgcatcacccatcacgCAACTGGTGCTTTGCACGTGGCAGCAATCAGCATGCAGTTTTTTCTGTGGCACTGCGAACCTGAGGTTGCCTCAGCGACAGACAAGTCCCCTTCAACAGACATGACAGTCGCCCTTCTTCCTGTCGTACTGTCCTAAGAGTTCAAAAGTCTCAAAGGCAAAAGCTCAACAGCAATATAAGAAAATAGGCTCAATAACAATCCGCTATGCAGCACACAACCACTGCCTCACTTTGATCCTGAGAATTATAAACCTGTCTTCTCAGACATAAATAAAAACCACgtataaaaggaaaattaaacGTCCGGGTTGGTTTTCATAGTTGGGGGGgacgggggggtgggggtgggggtggggtgtcACTATCAGAGCAGGTGTCTCATATGTCACTCTTAtgagcacgggtgtcgaactccaggcctggaggaccacagtggctgcaggttttcattctgactctCTTCGTAATCAGTgactagttttcactgctaattaactccttttcccttcattttaatagcccggtCTTTAAGGATTTGGTCCTCTAAACTGATCTTCATtaattggcagccaaacagaaatgagatgtgaaacgagccaacagataaccccagtttagctggtttcaaactccagtttcttaatgagaagccagttcttgctgttaattaaacccattacttaattccatggcttgctgctgctctcattctactacagcagacatttctcaaattgttgattttctttttctgattattgacctgagagatcaaccttaccaagaccctcacctttctttatgttcagataatgtggttagctggtcacctgtttgctcattttgtatctcattatttggctgctaattaaggaaatagaaagaattAAGGGGTCGGAGTCGAGTAAATTAAAtctaagaagttaattagcagcaaaaacaggtcactaattaaggtggttagagtgaaaacctgcagccattgcagccttccaggaccggagttcgacacccctggttatGAGGTCATAGATTTGATTTTAAACAATACCAAACAAAAAGGGCAACCTCTGTATGGATGGTCGTTCAAAACAAGTCACTGGTGCAGCAAAAAGAGATGGAAACAAGATCCTGTTGGGCTGAAAACAATACCagacatttaaaacaattaaaatgatttaaaacttAAGTGGAACATGCTGTATTTGAGACAAATGAGAATGATCCAATAGATAATCAAGAAGACTGATATCCCTTTAAGCAGCTTTTGTATGAACATGCAGTCCAGTTCTGCAGCGTCACAGACTTCCAACAATGTGGCAGACAAAGAGGCAACTGCAGAAGAAAATACACGAAACAAAGACAAAGCCAAACAAAGGACCCTTTTCTGGTTTGTTACAAGTTCAGAGGTAATCAAAAACAGGAAAGTACTGATCTCTGCATTTCTGCATGTAGAAACTCCTGTATTATAGTCCAAAGATCTCTTAATAAAGCATCAAAAATGCTACTCAACACAAACTAAGTAGTGCCAGTTTTGTAGCAGTACCAAACAGTGTTTTATGCATGCACAGGTTATGTAAAATATTCTTAGCAAAATACATATGTTGCTTATTTGAAAGGCTGAACTGCATTTAAGTGACAAAAAGAAATATGGGGTGCAGTTGCACGGTTGTCCACATTTAATattgatggagagaaaaaaaaaaagtacaatacttTTAACCTGCCAGTGCAGAAAATGCAGGCCTGAGCCAGGACAGCCCATGGCACACACTTAGTCTTTCTGGAGGACCAGGAAATTTCACCTTTACAGACTTTCACAGGTTTTTGAGGCAGAATACGGGTTTTCAATGCAGATAGTGAACTTTGAAATCACTATTACAAGTGCAGTGCAAAGTTTTTCACTACAATACAGAACCATGGCTTTCCAATGATACCGGTCTCCCAACACCCATGATCACAATATCTACACGCTATCCATGTTGCAGAATGTTAAACACGACACCCACAGTACTTCGGACTACAAAAAACACTAACACTACCTGCCAGGGTACATTTTACTAACAAAAGCAGGATTAAGAGTTTACTCCTGTAATGTTCACCACCATACTAAATAAGTCAGCCACTTGTTAACCCATATCTGTGCCCCCTTATTGGCTCCAAAAGGCCCATGGCGACAGCCTTTAGTTGTCCTATACAGCTAATCCACTACCAGGAAAGAGTAAGGCATGCACAGTTCCAGTAGATCTTGGTAACATTTAGCCATATACTCATTGCCCTTTGTCAAGCACCAAGCCCAGCTTGGTTTCACTATAGACTCTGAACctaatcattttcaaaaatatcccccccccccccaaaccaacCCAAATACTAAGCAGGCATTGGGAAATCCACATTCAGTGTGATAAGGTGGGTTAGCACATATATTCTGGGGTGTGCGAATGTTACTGCCTCAAAACCACCACATTGCCCTTTCCTTCGATTTTAAATTCTAATGCCAACAAAGGTTACTTCAGACCCATGTGAGGGGATCATACCAACGTTATCCATCAGTGCAGGTGGAGTGGACAATTGGCAAAACCACTTCACTGAAGATCTCAAACCAAAGCCAGAAAGGACCTCACATTAGAGATCAGTCCACACTATGGATTAGAGTCCATACAGTTATGTATTTACATATCAAATCCCAGTCCAAAAGGGACAACTATTGATGTACAATACTGGGTAGAAATCCTGGTCTTAAGGACCATCTCGAGTCTGGAAGTGACAGTTGTAGTTTCAAAATCCCCTGGAGAACTACAGAATATACAGCCTATAGAATCACAGATAGTCAAATAGAAACAACCAGGCAGCCCTTCTGTTTGAAGTAGTTTTATTCATAAAGGAGCTCAAACACCATCATATCAAGCCCCCATGCCAGTTTGAAACGCCTTCAGCACATTCTTCAGGGCAGTTTGAGCATCAGTGCCAAAGCCATCAATCTTCTCTGCTGCCACCACGACAATGATTTCACTGATGATCTGTGAAGGAAGATTACAATTACTCATTTTTATAGTCGCTAGCCTAATGAGGCTTAGAACAAAGTCATGGAAGCAAATGGCGATGTAGACACTAAAATAGTCACATTTAGTGCCAGTCAATACCGTTAAGGCACAATTACAGAAACACACTTCAGGCACTATCCAGTAGCATTTGGGACAGGTGTTCCTTCAAGAATCAATGTCTCTGCTTAGTTCAATATGAAAGTGTTATACAATTGGGAAGACCAATCAATTGTGCAACCAGAAAAGCTTAAACCAAGAGCCAgtctatcatcatcatcatcgctACAGAAAAAGGGCTTGTCTAAATTAAACTTCCAGAAATAAAAACCATACAAACACTTATTAGGCCCAAATCCCAACCCCTCCACTATTACTACATTCTACTAAGCAATGCCATCACATCAAGCCTTTATATCCAGCAATTACCCGGAAGTTGACCTTGTCATGCCAAGCAGGACGACGTTTTGCCAGTCCCTTCACAAAGGACTCGTCTGCCTTTTGATGTTGCACAAATTCTGTCAGCTTGCAGACGACAGTTTCCCCATGGGCCTGGAAG includes:
- the LOC114663952 gene encoding myoglobin-like, translating into MGHTLDPLEVNEVCFLPIYILGLFETHPDVQKLFPKFAGLSKEQLQNNPDFQAHGETVVCKLTEFVQHQKADESFVKGLAKRRPAWHDKVNFRIISEIIVVVAAEKIDGFGTDAQTALKNVLKAFQTGMGA